A genome region from Megalobrama amblycephala isolate DHTTF-2021 linkage group LG16, ASM1881202v1, whole genome shotgun sequence includes the following:
- the LOC125249516 gene encoding uncharacterized protein LOC125249516, which produces MDEGKVSAIQSWPTPSTIKELQRFLGFSNFYRRFIKNYSTIGANITVPSPPQWSPVFITNSLSATPTDTPNPCSSWQKSDIRPNWISTIVKEILIQLDSIREQQLLILVQLQKISSSQAVPDFTPDPTHFGLPLSTIEELQCLEETLKNPEEKKNLTVLLGMVGGMTLKDTMGWVLKRTMNSSLARLINWSDIPGLYSATDPMAGCINL; this is translated from the exons atggacgagggaaAGGTCTCCGCTATCCAGTCCTGGCCCACTCCATCAACaatcaaagaactccaacgcttcctaggtttctccaatttctaccgcCGTTTTATCAAGAATTACAGTACCATCGGAG CGAACATCACAGTGCCTAGTCCACCACAGTGGTCTCCAGTCTTCATTACCAACAGCCTGAGTGCTACACCTACTGACACCCCCAACCCATGCAGCAGCTGGCAGAAGTCAGACATCAGGCCAAACTGGATTTCAA CAATTGTTAAGGAGATCCTCATCCAGCTCGATTCTATTAGAGAGCAGCAGTTGCTCATCCTGGTGCAGCTCCAAAAAATCTCCAGCAGTCAAGCAGTTCCAGACTTCACGCCAGACCCAACACATTTTGGGCTCCCACTTTCAACTATTGAGGAGCTACAATGTTTGGAGGAGACATTAAAGAATCCAGAGGAGAAGAAGAATTTG ACTGTTCTTCTTGGAATGGTCGGAGGCATGACTCTTAAAGACACCATGGGGTGGGTCCTGAAAAGAACAATGAACTCTTCACTGGCGAGACTCATTAATTGGAGTGACATCCCAGGGCTCTACAGTGCGACTGACCCGAtggccggttgcataaacctttaa